From a region of the Salinispira pacifica genome:
- the ltrA gene encoding group II intron reverse transcriptase/maturase, translating to MQTQGNRKIWYSLYGRMLERPRLEAAFRKVKAANGAPGVDGVSVKAFADRLAEQLDVLVKELKDKSYRPLPVLRVEIPKDGGGVRKLGIPSVRDRVVQQALLDILNPIFDPDFHPSSYGYRPGRSAHQAIDKASTFMRRYELEWVVDMDLSKCFDTLKHDFLLTQVRKRVADGSILNLIRLFLESGVMTDAGEENTEEGSPQGGVISPLLANIYLDFFDQWSMARGYRIVRYADDILIFASSQKGAERRLAAATHFLEEEMGLAVNREKTHITNLYEGVRYLGVVISRHHTRIQEKKVKAFKDKVRKLTRRNSGRPLGSTIYELNPVLRGFANYFRIANCTKVFRELMSWVRRRLRAIQLRLWKRSSRLHRRLRQLGFQGEFKHIKMSSWRSAKSPLAAMALQNKHFEEMNLFSLDKVQVAISVRQLAG from the coding sequence ATGCAGACACAAGGAAATCGTAAAATCTGGTACAGCCTCTACGGCAGGATGCTCGAGAGACCACGGCTGGAGGCCGCTTTCAGGAAGGTGAAGGCAGCGAACGGAGCCCCCGGAGTAGACGGAGTGAGCGTCAAAGCCTTTGCCGACCGTCTGGCGGAGCAACTCGATGTACTTGTGAAGGAATTGAAGGACAAGAGCTACCGACCGCTTCCAGTCTTGAGGGTGGAAATACCCAAAGACGGGGGAGGAGTAAGGAAACTCGGGATACCTTCGGTTCGCGACCGGGTAGTCCAGCAAGCCTTACTGGACATTCTAAACCCAATATTTGACCCGGACTTTCATCCGTCCAGTTACGGATACCGACCGGGCAGAAGCGCACATCAGGCAATTGATAAGGCATCTACGTTCATGCGCAGGTATGAATTGGAATGGGTAGTGGATATGGACTTGTCGAAGTGTTTTGACACACTGAAGCATGACTTTTTACTGACTCAAGTACGAAAACGAGTTGCCGATGGAAGCATCTTGAATCTCATACGCCTCTTTCTTGAAAGTGGTGTGATGACGGATGCTGGTGAAGAGAACACTGAAGAAGGGAGTCCCCAGGGCGGGGTGATTAGTCCGCTTCTCGCGAACATCTACCTCGACTTCTTTGACCAGTGGAGCATGGCACGAGGGTATCGCATAGTTCGCTATGCCGACGATATCCTCATCTTTGCTTCATCACAAAAAGGTGCGGAACGTCGGCTTGCAGCTGCAACGCATTTTCTGGAAGAAGAAATGGGACTGGCTGTGAATCGTGAGAAAACTCACATTACAAACCTGTATGAGGGGGTGCGCTACCTTGGAGTAGTAATCTCTCGTCACCACACCCGGATTCAGGAAAAGAAGGTGAAAGCCTTCAAGGACAAGGTCAGGAAACTGACCCGACGCAACAGCGGGAGACCGCTGGGATCGACAATTTACGAACTCAATCCAGTACTACGCGGGTTTGCTAACTATTTCAGGATAGCAAATTGTACGAAGGTATTCAGGGAGCTGATGAGCTGGGTACGCAGGCGATTGCGGGCTATTCAGTTGCGACTTTGGAAACGCTCTTCCCGGCTGCACCGCCGATTGCGGCAGCTGGGATTTCAAGGCGAGTTCAAACACATCAAGATGAGTTCGTGGAGATCGGCTAAAAGTCCGCTTGCAGCCATGGCGCTGCAAAACAAGCACTTTGAAGAGATGAATCTGTTTTCTCTCGACAAGGTACAGGTCGCAATTTCTGTCCGGCAGCTTGCTGGATAA
- a CDS encoding 3-oxoacyl-ACP synthase, with protein MTNIGIMGLGVYTPETFMDASEISAKSGIPEDVIQKKFGVERKPVPGPEDSTSAMGIAAAKDAIEMAGIDPKDIDVVIWNGGQHKDYLNWLAGLHVAREIGADNAWSFDMEAMCGSMMAGMEVARSLMIANENYNTVLLVSGYRNGDMVSYDVKETSFMYDIGAGGAAMILGKGHDANEILGTAFRGDGSFSTDCVVKAGGSANWPPEPEDIHNMHFVIDDVDSFKKKLGERTLPNFYTVIRESLKKGGLSDNDIDYLAILHFKRSTHDVVLKELGLEEKQTTYLNEYGHVGQNDQIISILEGIKSGKIKDGDNIVMVGAGIGFVWAAATVRWGKKK; from the coding sequence ATGACGAATATTGGAATTATGGGCCTTGGGGTATACACCCCGGAAACCTTTATGGATGCCTCGGAAATCTCTGCAAAGAGCGGTATTCCCGAGGATGTGATCCAGAAAAAATTCGGGGTTGAAAGGAAGCCCGTACCCGGGCCGGAAGACAGCACAAGCGCCATGGGAATTGCAGCCGCCAAAGATGCCATAGAAATGGCAGGCATTGACCCCAAAGATATCGATGTGGTGATTTGGAACGGCGGTCAGCACAAGGATTATCTGAACTGGCTGGCAGGACTCCATGTAGCCCGGGAGATCGGGGCGGACAACGCCTGGAGCTTCGATATGGAAGCCATGTGCGGCTCCATGATGGCGGGTATGGAAGTTGCCCGCAGCCTGATGATCGCCAATGAGAATTACAACACCGTTTTGCTGGTCAGCGGATACCGCAACGGCGACATGGTGAGCTACGATGTAAAAGAAACCTCCTTTATGTACGATATCGGTGCCGGCGGTGCGGCCATGATTCTCGGCAAAGGACATGATGCAAATGAAATACTGGGCACCGCATTCCGCGGTGATGGAAGCTTCTCCACCGACTGCGTGGTGAAGGCCGGCGGAAGTGCCAATTGGCCGCCAGAACCGGAAGACATCCACAACATGCATTTTGTTATTGATGACGTGGACAGTTTCAAAAAGAAGCTGGGCGAGCGCACCCTGCCGAACTTTTACACGGTAATCAGGGAGTCCCTGAAAAAGGGCGGGTTGTCCGATAATGATATTGATTACCTGGCCATTCTTCACTTCAAGCGAAGCACCCACGATGTGGTATTGAAGGAACTGGGCCTGGAAGAAAAGCAGACCACATACTTGAACGAATACGGCCATGTGGGCCAGAACGACCAGATCATCTCCATTCTGGAGGGGATTAAGAGCGGAAAAATCAAGGACGGAGATAATATCGTGATGGTGGGCGCAGGCATCGGATTTGTCTGGGCTGCGGCCACAGTTCGCTGGGGAAAAAAGAAGTAA